The following coding sequences are from one Primulina eburnea isolate SZY01 chromosome 15, ASM2296580v1, whole genome shotgun sequence window:
- the LOC140813498 gene encoding ethylene receptor 1-like: MDCCMEPQWPADELLMKYQYISDFFIALAYFSIPLELIYFVKKSAVFPYRWVLVQFGAFIVLCGATHLINLWTFTMHTRTVAIVMTAAKVLTAAVSCATALMLVHIIPDLLSVKTRELFLKNKAAELDREMGLIRSQEETGRHVRMLTHEIRSTLDRHTILKTTFVELGRTLALEECALWMPTRTGLELQLSYTLHHQNPVGFTVPIQHPVINQVFNANRAIKISPNSPVAWFRRAGKHMPGEVVAVRVPLLHLSNFQIHDWPELSTKRYALMVLMLPSDSARQWRVHELELVEVVADQVAVALSHAAILEESMRARDLLMEQNVALDLARREAEMAVRARNDFLAVMNHEMSTPMHAIIALSSLLQETELTPEQRLMVETILKSSNLLATLINDVLDLSRLEDGSLQLEIGNFNLHALFREALNLIKPIASVKKLFVTLSLSSDLPEYTVGDEKRLMQILLNVVGNAVKFSKEGSVSISAFLAKSDALRDPRAPEFLPVLSDNHFYLRVQVKDTGLGISPQDIPKVFRKFVQSQPLASKNSDGSGLGLAISKRFVNLMEGHIWIESEGIGKGSTAIFIVKLGFPGRSNEIKYSLVPKSPETYVKPIFSGLKVVVMDENSVGRMVTKGLLTHLGCDVLAVGSGDECVKAVTYEHKVVFLDISIPGADHFEVAKRIREKFPKRHERHLIIALTGNTHKLTKENCSRVGMDGVVLKPISVDKMRTVLSELLEHGFLFESQ; encoded by the exons ATGGATTGCTGCATGGAGCCGCAATGGCCGGCTGATGAATTGTTGATGAAGTACCAGtatatttcagatttcttcatTGCATTGGCTTATTTCTCAATTCCTTTGGAGTTGATCTACTTTGTCAAAAAATCTGCTGTATTTCCATATAGATGGGTGCTTGTGCAATTTGGTGCATTCATTGTTCTTTGTGGGGCAAcacacttaattaatttatggACATTTACCATGCATACAAGAACCGTGGCAATTGTCATGACCGCTGCAAAAGTTTTGACTGCTGCTGTGTCGTGTGCAACTGCCCTTATGCTAGTTCATATCATTCCTGATCTATTAAGTGTTAAAACAAGGGAGttgtttttgaaaaataaggCTGCAGAGCTAGATAGAGAAATGGGATTGATTCGATCACAGGAAGAAACTGGTAGGCATGTTAGAATGCTAACTCATGAAATTAGAAGCACTCTTGACAGGCATACCATTCTAAAGACTACATTTGTTGAGCTGGGAAGAACGTTGGCTTTGGAAGAGTGTGCGTTGTGGATGCCAACTCGTACAGGATTGGAGCTCCAACTTTCCTACACACTTCATCACCAAAATCCAGTTGGGTTTACTGTGCCTATACAGCATCCTGTGATCAATCAAGTTTTCAATGCTAATCGAGCCATAAAAATCTCTCCAAATTCTCCAGTCGCCTGGTTCCGACGTGCTGGAAAACACATGCCTGGGGAAGTGGTTGCCGTGCGGGTTCCCCTACTACATCTATCAAATTTCCAGATTCATGATTGGCCTGAGCTCTCAACTAAACGCTATGCTTTAATGGTTTTAATGCTCCCCTCGGATAGTGCAAGGCAATGGCGTGTCCATGAACTGGAGCTTGTTGAAGTCGTGGCGGACCAG GTTGCTGTTGCTCTATCGCATGCTGCAATTTTGGAGGAGTCAATGAGGGCTAGGGATCTTCTTATGGAACAGAACGTTGCTCTTGATCTTGCGAGAAGAGAAGCAGAGATGGCTGTCCGTGCTCGTAATGATTTCTTGGCTGTCATGAATCATGAAATGAgtactcccatgcatgcaataaTTGCTCTCTCAAGCTTACTACAAGAGACTGAGCTGACACCGGAGCAACGCCTGATGGTTGAAACAATACTCAAGAGCAGCAACCTTTTAGCAACACTTATAAATGATGTCTTGGATCTTTCAAGGCTTGAAGATGGTAGCCTTCAACTCGAGATAGGAAATTTTAACCTGCATGCACTCTTCAGAGAg GCCCTTAACCTGATAAAGCCTATAGCATCTGTGAAAAAGCTATTTGTTACATTGAGTTTGTCTTCAGATTTGCCTGAGTATACCGTTGGTGATGAAAAGCGGCTAATGCAAATACTTTTGAATGTTGTTGGGAATGCTGTAAAGTTCTCAAAAGAGGGTAGCGTGTCGATTTCTGCCTTTCTTGCAAAATCAGATGCTTTAAGAGATCCTCGAGCCCCAGAGTTTTTACCTGTACTGAGTGACAACCACTTCTATTTACGTGTACAG GTAAAAGATACTGGTTTGGGAATCAGCCCACAAGATATTCCCAAGGTATTCAGGAAATTTGTGCAGAGTCAACCTTTAGCTTCCAAAAATTCTGATGGCAGTGGACTTGGTCTGGCCATTAGTAAGAG GTTTGTTAATCTCATGGAAGGGCATATTTGGATTGAAAGTGAAGGTATTGGGAAAGGTTCTACTGCCATCTTCATTGTTAAACTTGGTTTTCCTGGACGCTCAAATGAGATCAAGTACTCGCTTGTACCTAAAAGTCCAGAAACTTATGTTAAGCCAATTTTTTCTGGTCTCAAAGTAGTAGTGATGGATGAGAACAG TGTTGGCCGTATGGTAACAAAGGGGCTCCTTACGCACCTAGGGTGCGATGTATTGGCTGTTGGTTCAGGAGATGAGTGTGTCAAAGCCGTTACTTATGAACACAAGGTGGTGTTCCTCGACATAAGCATTCCAGGTGCTGATCATTTTGAAGTTGCTAAAAGGATTCGTGAAAAATTCCCAAAACGTCATGAGAGACATTTGATTATAGCACTAACAGGAAACACCCATAAGTTGACAAAAGAGAACTGCTCAAGGGTTGGTATGGATGGAGTCGTGTTAAAGCCTATTTCCGTAGATAAAATGAGAACCGTCTTATCTGAGCTCCTCGAGCATGGATTTTTGTTTGAATCTCAGTAA
- the LOC140814644 gene encoding 9-cis-epoxycarotenoid dioxygenase NCED1, chloroplastic-like, giving the protein MLTSSLTTHTLSLTFHSSFSLLCLIPKPKNTETRTKNAYKFPSQPLLQCQNREGMATSSTAATSSWVKPKLPNPLISDMGSCTKWVSFSQPNGFLPKQSSSNIKCSLQVPELLFPKEYTKTTKHQTPSIPTFTTQETNIRKAISSSFPSKPKWNFIQKAAATALDAVESALTARELEHPFPKTADPVVQIAGNFSPVPEQPVKHGLPVAGKIPDSIQGMYVRNGANPLFEPLAGHHFFDGDGMVHGVQFADGTASYTCRFTETQRLIQERDLGRPIFPKAIGELHGHSGIARLLLFYARGMFKLVDHSQGMGVANAGLVYFNNRLLAMSEDDLPYHVHVTSDGDLKTVERYDFDGQLKSTMIAHPKLDPVSGEMFALSYDVIQKPYLKYFRFSKDGEKSEDVEIPVCGPTMMHDFAITENFVIVPDQQVVFKMSEMIRGGSPVVYDKDKVSRFGVLDKYAIDSSKMKWVEVPDCFCFHLWNAWEEPETDEIVIIGSCMTPADSIFNECDEKLQSVLSEIRLNLKTGQATRRPIMSEQDQVNLEAGMVNRNKLGRKTRYAYLAIAEPWPKVSGFAKVDLFTGEVKKFIYGDEKFGGEPLFLPTDPNSEAEDDGYILAFVHDEKAGRSKLQIINAMTLKLEASVKLPSRVPYGFHGTFINAKDLANQA; this is encoded by the coding sequence ATGCTCACTTCCTCTCTCACCACACACACACTCTCTCTCACTTTCCACTCTTCCTTCTCTCTGCTTTGCCTTATTCCTAAACCCAAGAACACCGAAACACGCACTAAAAACGCTTACAAATTTCCTTCTCAGCCACTTCTTCAGTGCCAAAATAGGGAGGGTATGGCCACTTCAAGTACTGCAGCTACAAGTTCTTGGGTCAAGCCCAAATTGCCTAATCCACTCATAAGTGATATGGGCTCTTGTACAAAGTGGGTGTCATTCAGTCAGCCCAATGGATTCCTACCTAAACAAAGCAGCTCCAACATAAAATGCTCCCTCCAAGTTCCAGAACTCCTCTTTCCGAAGGAGtacacaaaaacaacaaaacatCAAACACCTTCGATACCCACCTTCACAACCCAAGAAACCAATATCAGAAAAGCGATTTCGTCTTCGTTTCCATCGAAGCCGAAGTGGAACTTCATTCAGAAAGCTGCGGCAACGGCTTTGGATGCTGTGGAGAGCGCGCTGACTGCACGTGAGCTGGAACATCCTTTCCCTAAAACAGCAGACCCTGTAGTCCAGATCGCCGGGAACTTCTCTCCGGTGCCTGAACAGCCGGTTAAACACGGGCTTCCGGTTGCCGGGAAAATACCGGATTCCATTCAAGGCATGTACGTCAGAAACGGTGCCAATCCTCTGTTTGAGCCACTCGCCGGCCATCACTTTTTCGACGGTGATGGTATGGTTCACGGTGTTCAATTTGCTGACGGGACTGCTAGCTACACCTGCCGATTTACTGAGACTCAGCGGCTAATCCAAGAACGGGATTTGGGCCGCCCTATTTTCCCAAAGGCCATTGGCGAGTTACACGGCCATTCAGGTATCGCAAGATTGCTGCTTTTCTATGCTCGTGGGATGTTTAAGCTGGTTGATCATAGCCAAGGCATGGGCGTTGCAAACGCTGGATTGGTATATTTCAACAACCGTTTATTGGCCATGTCTGAAGATGATTTGCCATATCATGTGCACGTGACTTCAGACGGTGACCTCAAAACTGTGGAAAGATACGATTTCGATGGCCAGCTGAAGTCCACCATGATTGCTCACCCCAAGTTGGACCCTGTTTCTGGTGAGATGTTTGCTCTGAGCTATGATGTGATTCAGAAGCCGTATTTGAAGTACTTCAGGTTTTCAAAAGACGGCGAGAAATCAGAGGATGTTGAAATCCCGGTTTGTGGACCGACAATGATGCATGATTTTGCAATCACTGAGAATTTCGTGATCGTGCCGGATCAGCAAGTGGTGTTCAAGATGTCCGAAATGATCAGAGGGGGTTCTCCGGTGGTGTATGACAAGGACAAAGTTTCCAGGTTCGGTGTATTAGACAAGTACGCGATAGATTCTTCCAAGATGAAGTGGGTGGAAGTGCCTGATTGCTTCTGCTTCCATCTCTGGAATGCATGGGAAGAGCCTGAAACAGACGAAATCGTCATAATCGGGTCCTGTATGACTCCCGCTGACTCCATTTTCAACGAATGTGACGAGAAATTACAGAGTGTTTTATCCGAAATCCGGCTCAATTTGAAGACTGGCCAAGCAACAAGGAGGCCCATCATGTCAGAACAAGATCAGGTGAATCTAGAAGCAGGAATGGTGAACAGAAACAAGCTCGGAAGGAAAACCCGTTACGCGTATCTAGCCATTGCAGAGCCATGGCCTAAGGTTTCCGGGTTTGCTAAAGTAGACCTCTTCACCGGGGAAGTCAAAAAATTCATTTACGGGGACGAAAAATTCGGCGGCGAGCCTCTTTTTCTTCCCACAGATCCCAATTCCGAAGCAGAAGATGATGGCTATATTCTGGCCTTCGTGCACGACGAGAAGGCCGGGAGATCAAAGCTGCAGATAATCAATGCGATGACACTGAAATTGGAGGCCTCAGTTAAACTTCCATCAAGAGTTCCATATGGGTTTCACGGTACCTTCATCAACGCAAAAGACTTGGCAAATCAGGCCTGA